Genomic segment of Xiphias gladius isolate SHS-SW01 ecotype Sanya breed wild chromosome 16, ASM1685928v1, whole genome shotgun sequence:
TTGTGTACTTTGGTTGCATAGATTCTCCATTGGTGCTCAATACGTTTTGTGTAGTTAGATTAGCCTCTGCTCCTGGATCTGCAGAATCTGacagatgttcagtttttggtgtCTGGGGCTCTTGGCATTCCTCTTCTTGTTCAGTCAGAATGAACTGCTGTGTCGCTTCCTTCTCCATCTCTAAATTCTCCTTTTCGCTAAAGAATCCTGTTCCCGgatcactctctctctgtgggaTAGGTTCTTCAGCAGCTTCACTTTTGACAAGAGGCTTGCTCACGTTGGCACCGAAATCGCAAGATGTGTTTGCTTCCATGTCCTGATGAGTTTGGTCTTCATTCAACACAGAGTCATCTCCCTCCTCCATTAAACACACATCTCTCTCCTCAGGCTGCTCCAGGGTCTGTAGGGCCTCAAGAGTGATCCCACCAATGATCTCCAGTACCTGGGACACCAGTGcatcttcttcttctacagGGAGTCTCGGGGCCTTTGGAGGCATTGTGCTTGTCTCCATCTCCGTccgtctgtttttctttcccgtGTGATGTTGAAAATAGTCAAACGGCACTGATGCTCTTAGTAATTTTCTGTAGAGTATTTGTTGAATCAAAAGTTAAACAGCCTCAGACTTAGCAATTTCACATGGTCTCCTCCAGCGTTCCAAGTGTGTTAttaaaaatagttgtttttatCCTACATTgtaaaagattgaaaaaaaagaataagtgCAGGGTCAAGCTCTCTAGTGTGCTCTCTAGTGCTACTACCATGTCATTCTGTGTGCGTGCTGGATCAGTGAAGAACAGGGGTTTTGTTGTGCACCCAACAAAGGTTCTTTGTGGCTCTGGCATCTGCATATGGAGTGATTGTACTCACTCTTTAATCTCTGCTGGGTGACCACCTTCCGTCTGGATTAACATTCTCCTATAGGTTTtctgtacagtattttactgcCTGAACCAGCAATGTTTTTGCACATCCTGAAACTAAGCCCTGTTAGGTCTGGAGCTTTGAGTGCATAAAGATCTTAAGTAAGGCGCCTGATATGCTGGTATAAcattctgaaaatgtattgatataAGTGCTGTCTGccttcagtggtggaaagtaactaactaagtacatttactcaagtactgtactacAATTTTAAGGATTATTCAATTGAAAATGGGgaattttctgctactttatgcATCCACTCAATGTAAttcacatttatctgacagctagagtgacattttcagtttaagaTATTACATTAGAAACATGATAAGCttgtaaaatacaacaaaccATTCAAGTTTAAACCAGTAGTTTCCAACTTGTTTGGGTTGTGATCTCTAGCAGAAAATGTAATGTCCAGACGGGGCCTCTTGCCATGTTTCAAATGGTGATGAGCTATTAAAAGTTCCatcaaagagacatttcccctcgTAAATCCTCACAtggattcatttaaataactgtttgaggtACAAAAAAGGTCAATtctccaatatttcacaaaatatccTAATAATAGAGGGAAGTCTAAAAAATGACTACAGATTGGTGGGCCagaactttttcttctttcctctcccattaatcatgtCACACTCCCCCAGATTTATCATATGACCCTTTAAACTGCCTGACCCTTAGGTTGGGTGCCACTGGAATAAACTACTTAAAtttatataaagtagttcaaactaggTAAGACTCAACcaactacagcagtaaaatgctgtttatacATTGATGCATCTGTCTTTATGCTGAATGAGTATTTATGCTTTTGATatttcaagtacattttgctgcaaatacatcaaaacctttacttaaataaaggatgTGAATATTTCTGTCTGCATGCAGCACAACTTGTTCTTATAATGAATCTTTTTCAGAAGAGGCATTTTTGTGCCCACTGaaccatttcattttctttgttcaaaatacattttgttaaaGAAATTATCTCTTACGCAGTTTTGTTGCTTCAAAATAAAGTGCATCATCTGTTTTTGTGAATAGTAATAGTCTAGTGCAAGAAAGCCTTTAAGATTATCATAATGTGATGATGCTCAAGtggctctctctcacactctttctctttctcagcaACAGGAAACCAAAGAAGTGTGACCCATTACAGGAAATGTGTGGcgtttcttttttcatgttttacagtttcaattTGAAGACTGCTGTGCTTTTCCCAAAATAACATTAGTGTCTGTGTATGAGTAAATTGTGTGTAATACCTGCATCATCAACCAAAATCTTTAACTGAGCTCATCCTGTGATAAGTCACACCTGTCCGGTTGAgattgtaactttaaaaaaagtgtgCATTACTATCTGGTGTTACTAATTAACACTGGTGGGTTTATAGAACTTCACAggtatattatttttgaaaaagccCTTTGCATACAGATGATCTTATCACAAAAGATGAAGCATAAGTCAAAAACATATTCTCTAAAAAGCTGCATTTCCTTTCCAGTCAAGGTGAAACATTCAAAATTCAGTACATTTAGAAATCACAAGAAGCAGTTTCAGTATTCCTAGGCACCGAAAGTAAGTTGTTCATGATCTGAAAATTTTAGATATGAAAACAGGTAAGTAGTACCTACGTACCCACATCCTGTTTTGAGCTGAACAGCCATCTAGAAAGTGTAGAGCTCATAGGTTCTGGCTTTGAGCACATGAAGGTGACAGGAGTTCATGTAAATGTCTCTCTGACTGAAAAATGAGCGATTCTCGTTTGTTTTAAGTCGAAATAGtctaattttaaaattgaagGTGCTACAtgaatactactactactgctactgcatttcaaactgttcttaaTTCTTATCACACTGTGATTATGgcatgggggaaaaaattgttttttattcaagtTAGAGGGatatatataatttcatttttatacattacaATCTGATGCATACATTCATTCAAGCACTTGttcaaagcaaaacattttacattttcataatgCTTTTGTGCCATGAGTCTAACACAAACAGTGAGCCAGTCTCACCTTTAAGGCTCAGAAGCTCTTGGGTAGACTTTGATACTGACAAATGCCAAGTGCCACAATATCCGTCTCCTCCATGTCTCCATTAAAGCAAACACTTATTACTATTTTTCAAGGGGTTAACCCAACCTTTCAAGTGTGTGTAAACACTTCATTACAGAGTCTCAGAGCATTAAAAACCTTGTTAACCCTCAGTATCAAGTAGAGACAAGGAGCATGTGAACAACAAGTCACTGAGTATCTGATCagatctcctcctcttcaactGATCGTTGGAGTCCAGGAATTAACTTGAGAATGTGTTTGCGAACACTGGCTCGCCTGCCTTTCCTCGGCAGGGTACCAAACAAGGAGGAGATCCTTGTTTCGTCCCACGAAGGGGagagggagctgctgctgccagccaagctggagctgctggaccGGCTGAGAGATTGGTGTTGATGGCTTGAGCTGGATGAAAACCTGTCGGAGGCGTCCTGTGGACGAAAATCTCTGGAGAAGAAGCAGCTGTCATCTGTGGTGCTGGCTGCACTGCAGGGGCTGGGAAGGCACAGATCCCCAAACACACTGGCCTGGTCACTGTCATCTGTCATCGCACTCCTGTAGCTACTGTCACTGGAAAAGCGCCGGCCACAGCGGCCTTTGTGGGAGCTCAAAGTAGAGTCCATCAAAAGGTGGAAGCTGCTGTCGTTCAAGttccctgaaaacaaaatgaagtcCCCGTTAGTAAACACTCCAGCTGACAAGAAGTTTGCAACAGGAAGTCCGTCAGCAgcttttactgtatgttcatttCTCAGGGGAAGTTCTTCATCTAAATTATATGGAGTTTTACACTTCAGTTCACATCATTAACAGTGTGGCTTTAGAGAGATGACAATGTCTGTGTGAAAGGAAGCACTGTGGTCTGACAGCTGAGCAAACACTAACCTCGCATGAGGCGTTTTTCTTGTAATGTAAGTGCTTGAAGCTCCACCAGTTTCTCATGTAGTGATTGCTGTATGggcaacaaacaaaaccccaTGGTTACACTTTCAGTAGATTTTGTGGCCGATGCATCCAGAACAAATACAATATCTCAGTCTGAGATATTAGGTCTATTCATACAGTGGTGTAGCAGTAGGTCAACCTGTAGTAGGCTGCGTAATACAACCACAGAGTTACCAGTACGTGAACAACAAACAGGGGCAGGGTTGAAGAGACACACCTTAAGCAGGTTCATCTTCTTCTCCAGTTCTATCTGCTTCACTACAGTCCCACATACAGTCTCCATCCTGGAATCgcaaaatatcaaacattacACACCCTCTCCccagaaaatactgtataataacaataatattgtttttattttcttatcctCTGTTGGGCTTTGTGGTGCCAGAATTTTAGGAAGTTATCATTGCTGTCACTCACATTAGATTGTTAGTTGATTCTCTTATCAGATCAAGTATGTGCTGATGAGATGATCCTTCAATGCTGACCCCGTTGATTGTGACGATAACATCTCCTACAATAAATgaggatgcaaaaaaaaaagtaattcagtAATCAGTTATGAGAGGACAAGATGGCTTTGCACTGTGTTTGTGCGTCATCAGTGATTATGTGTGCACGTATGTGGGTAGGAGGGTTGTTTACGTGTGGCAAGAGATATATTTCTCAATCTATGTACACCCGAAAGGCTGGATAAGGTTTGACGGTTATGTATGCGTATGAAAGCCTGTGTAGCGCCTCTAGGGTAGGGAGGATGTGGGGCGTTCACCTGCAGTCAGGCCAGCACTCTCAGCAGCACTGTCCTCCTGCACCTTGCTCACAGCAGTGCACATCTCCACTGCAGAGCTGTTCCTCAGCTGCAGGCCATAGGTCTGCAACAAAATACGATTTTGTCACAAAAGCTGCCAAAACAATACTTTCTCACAAAAAGGCTTAACCATAGAGCTTTTAAACATAGAGTGAACATTTAAATTATTCttaaattagaaattaaaaagcaTGATAGCGATACATATGTGCTTCATCTTAATGTTTATCAAATGTTATGAGGCTTACCTGAATTTCAAAACCAAATGTTTCATTGTCTTGCTTTTCCAGTACAATTGTGGTCCtgtgcaaaagaaaaatgcaaaaaagacataaaataaatattttaggAACTTCTCTCTATGCATATTATtccttttgatgaaaaacaatatattgtaaaaaaaaaagctaaaggaGAAACCTTTTACTGTATGATAAATTGCACGTCAGGTTTGATAGATTTACCTTTGTGGGTCAGAGTAATCAACCAGTGAGTTTGAGCGCGTTTGTTTGGGCTGCAAAAGGAGAAATGCAGAGTTCCTctttaaaacaatataatagATTTAAGTTTTAAACCTTTCAGGAAACTACAGAAGTGTTCAATGTGCAAACATGTTGATCCTATTGTGTCACATAACTCAAAAGATTAAAATTGCTAAAGGCTTTTGGCAAGTTGCAGAGAGCTGTAGTATTGTTGCTACTTGTGGTAAATCAGTGAACTGCTTCTCATTATAAAACaatattgtataaaaaaaatcttgctctaattttcttttacatccatgttttaTGATATATGACTTAAATTGCAGAAATGTAACAATTTACACTATGTATATTCTAACCATATATTACACTTGAGTTATTGTCTGACCTTGCACACTCGGGGCAGAGAGCTTGTGTTCTGCCGGTGTCGATCATTGTTCCCCCTCAATGAACGCCGGGACCACAGAGAACTTTTCTTCGTGTGAGTATTATCCAAAATGTAATTCTCTTTGCTGCCCTGGCGTTGAAGTGCATTGAAATTCATGGTGGACTGCATGGTAGAGTAGTCCTCAAAGCACCATCatgtcctgctgcagctgctcttcAGTGACTGTGTGGCCCTGCCCTGCTGTGCAGCCACAAGCAAAATGTGTCAAAAGCGGAAATCCACATCATGTGATGGTTGTGGTGGACCTGCAACTGCAGATCACAGTCTCACGTACCCACTTTCCTGTTCACGTCTTTTAACTCTTTTCTTGAGAAGTGCTGTGTGCTgtatggaaaagaaaaggaaagagaatgtttaggcaattttttttgtataattcCCCTTCAAACAGTCCCTTTCCTTTTTGCAGTCTTAGCAATTCGATTTATGCTCTGTCAGAAATCAGCAATGCATGAGAAACTGCCACCCCATGTCTCCACCAGCACCTGCTCCCAGCCTGACTCACTTGCAGTTTCTCAATGGGCTAAGCTTCAGTCTGAGCCTGAGTCCTGTGTTCTGCCAAGCAGGGAGACTTGTCTTatgaagacaaacaaaaggcagATTTAGCTTGGGGCCAGTGTCACGCTCCCCACACAGACAGCATGGGTCACTGGGCCGAATGCATCAGACATGGTTggatcaaaagaaaaatcacacacacacacacaggccagcaGTCAGGGAGACAATGGCCGATGGGTCAAAGAAAACTGAACCAAAGTGCACATACCTTCTCCCACTAACACACCCGTGCCTTCAAAAGGTACATTGTGCAATATAAAGGAAAAGAATATCATATTTCACTATGCACGAAGCTGCATTTTTTGGTGACCAGACAATCTAAGAAAATTTTCTTTGAGCCTCAGTTCTTTGCATATGAACTCAGTTGAAAGACTCCCTAACTAGCAGATTGCATCACAGCAATTCTCTCTACAACAATGACCCTCAGCAGAGCCATCGGCCACCCGACCACGGGACCCCATTTCACAGGACATTACAAGTCCCCATCCACGTTGTTGTTACTTTATGTACAGAAAAGTCTAGGTTATGTTCACTTGAACGATAGCAGCCTATGCACTCTGAGGAAGGAGGACAACAGAAAAAGCACTTGGATGCACTCTcatcattgtttttgtaatacGTGAAGCAGAAAGTGCATTTAAgtgactaaaatgtttttaaaaaagtcaaactaaaaTAATCATGTCACTTTTAGGCAAGCAGACCCTTTGCTTAGTGTTGTTACTCTGGGAAGGTTTTCAAGAGAGTGCAATTAACTTCCTGTGAGTGACACAGTTTGACCTTCTCTTAGATGACAGGCAGCACAATAAAATCTGTTAAAGCAACTCACAGCAGTCTTAAGGGAGTGACTCATCTGTGTAGTGCTGACGGCCTCAGCATTACAGCTTTATTTCCTCTGTCTAACGGACAAATTTGCATCATAATCAATGTACACAAATAGAGTGGCAGAGCAGAAAGCGTGGATGAGTCATGTCAGCTAAGAAAAAAGTGTGACGGCTGAGATAAAAAGGACCTGTTTCAGATAAGTTGCTCCGGGAAGTTCTGTCTTACATACCGTTATTTGCACAGCACCCCACTGGTTGACCCACTGATCTAAATTATGTCTAAACAGAATAAGTAGTGCAAAATAGAAGATACAATGCAATGGCATGAAATCCATATCACAGCAAAAACGAACAGTTTTACATAAATCAAATGTGTCAATATATGAGTGGAggctttaaaaatcaaaagtagGTCTTATTTTATGAAAGCAATATCACGTTTATTAATATTTAGCTATatcatatacaatatatataaaaaaagacaccagTCAGAAATTGCACATGGTGGTCACTCCTCTTTGGAATGACCGATGCGTCTTTAATACGCTTCGCTATCAGTTCTTCTCTGTGTCAGCTGTCTGATTCTTGAAGAAGCAGATATGACACAATGGACAACACATAAGCTTGGCTCAGCATGGATTCAGCTTAAGATAAAAACTAATTTACATTACAGGTATTTCCAGTGGGCAGAGGCGGAGCTTGATGCTTTAATactgcatttttaatatttcctaTTCTTTGCAACACAGTCAAATAATTCCATGACTGAagtcaactaatcatttcacagaaagaaaacattaaaacttgCACATGAACTGATAGAAACAGGCTACTGTACATAGCTTATTTTCAGGAGGCAATACAGCTGAtgctacatacagtatcatcCAGTAATTCTGATACCttcataacagaaaaatacttacatattgtATTATGTGTCAACACTGATACTAAGCAGCTATATGGAAGTATTCTAACTCGCCTTAGCAACTAAAAAATATGAACTTTAACTGAGGATGTAGAGCTAGACATGAATTTAAAGCCATGGTGTTTGGGAAACATGGAAAGTTTTTTATCCACAGCACCAGCTTCACAGTTTCACAAACACTACAATGATTAATCAGATCCACATCTTTAAATAAAGGATCACTTCACATGATatgaaacacatacagacacatgcacacgcagGCACGCCTGCACACGTGAGCGCATATGAGCACACATGGTGTACAAATTTACCCCTGTGCATTTTCCCTAAGCCTGTTATGACAAGGCTTTACAGGCCTCGTCTGACAGTGGCATTAGTGCTCATTATGTGCACCCATTACCCAAACTGCACTCTCCAAGCGAAATGTCTTAAACTGATCTACTACCGGTGCTAATGTACACTACTAACACAGCATTATATTGTACTACATTTGCTAAttacaaaagcatttttgtcttttttgtgtattgtcattattttttttgattttatctcTATAGATTCatcttgttgttgctgttattgtCATTATGTGGTACTATAGGAAACCTGCTATTAAACTGTGTCAGGCTTATAAGATAACTAAACTTATTTGTTACTTTCCCCTGTTTAAAAAACTACGAACAACACCTTCCACCAGTGTTAACAACACTGAAACTAAGTTGgttgtttttctgaatttctgaaGTGCGAATGGGGTGCAAATGGgaaataacattttcagtgttaataaatatatttgataaaacaaaacatacattttcacattcatgGATGAGTTTCTGCTTACCCAAAAACTAGCATTCAGCTGTCAGAGAGCAGCTCTTTTTAGCAACTGAAAgctttaaatgtgcaaaaaatttATAGTAGGATTTCCtcgctttatttttctttatactAAGAACAATACTTACATACTTATAGTGCTAGTTGTCCCACGAGGCTGTTTGCAATGCTTAGATCCTTACTACCAGTCAGTCAAAAACAAGGGTTTAGCCTGAGGGTGG
This window contains:
- the LOC120801649 gene encoding ermin-like produces the protein METSTMPPKAPRLPVEEEDALVSQVLEIIGGITLEALQTLEQPEERDVCLMEEGDDSVLNEDQTHQDMEANTSCDFGANVSKPLVKSEAAEEPIPQRESDPGTGFFSEKENLEMEKEATQQFILTEQEEECQEPQTPKTEHLSDSADPGAEANLTTQNVLSTNGESMQPKYTNADMQTEPVQNISSETANLQVKEEEVVLEAQTPNLEPFDVTNEESYTRLNGEAEVPKQMSNSEIQISGNRRLEVEQEPEQDRNFHVPVGFHRGPSPGYSTLPLPKKPSRSAGHQRSFDHLTSSKYSTVSYRKIRRGNTRQKIDEFEYIIMNL
- the LOC120801153 gene encoding cytohesin-interacting protein, which gives rise to MQSTMNFNALQRQGSKENYILDNTHTKKSSLWSRRSLRGNNDRHRQNTSSLPRVCKPKQTRSNSLVDYSDPQRTTIVLEKQDNETFGFEIQTYGLQLRNSSAVEMCTAVSKVQEDSAAESAGLTAGDVIVTINGVSIEGSSHQHILDLIRESTNNLMMETVCGTVVKQIELEKKMNLLKQSLHEKLVELQALTLQEKRLMRGNLNDSSFHLLMDSTLSSHKGRCGRRFSSDSSYRSAMTDDSDQASVFGDLCLPSPCSAASTTDDSCFFSRDFRPQDASDRFSSSSSHQHQSLSRSSSSSLAGSSSSLSPSWDETRISSLFGTLPRKGRRASVRKHILKLIPGLQRSVEEEEI